One Phaseolus vulgaris cultivar G19833 chromosome 4, P. vulgaris v2.0, whole genome shotgun sequence DNA window includes the following coding sequences:
- the LOC137838076 gene encoding uncharacterized protein — MVLASISIVSSSSSFISDSPSTSAPTRTRPFLFPSSNRTPLFGFPRTPFSSSTLRASSPSSSSAFTAQENGSPEQFLENNSIADFMRFKSGVEGGGSSELQTALVSYRKRFPWSLLRPFLQVDLVSTIHIADEEYFLALQKELESYDSVLFEMVASRESLESRRNATATKRLKGSRTKGFNILGCIQRQMAQILTLDFQLDCLNYQSSNWYHADLDYETFKLLQVEKGESFFSFAKDMTLRSTKAVLQAASIPEDLDPLRSKLLWASRVLPMPLVGLLIIGGVCTDVGSQASEYPEIEALSRLDFSAAMKVFLAKRLTSEFTLVTADVEEKSVIIGERNRVAIEALKAAMNKGHNRIAILYGGGHMPDLGRRLREEFDLVPSNVKWITAWSIRKRDLNTNSFPFLKKIAKASGWPLNRYQTLALLIFSSVLAVDLWFWELFFGTALNWVSEFGSELVQYVGNSPMI; from the exons atggtgTTGGCTTCAATTTCAATtgtctcttcttcatcttcatttatcTCCGATTCTCCTTCCACTTCTGCTCCCACCAGAACCAGACCCTTCCTCTTCCCTTCCTCAAACCGAACCCCTCTTTTCGGGTTCCCCAGAACACCCTTTTCAAGTTCTACCCTCAGAGCCTCATCACCCTCTTCTTCTTCCGCTTTCACAGCGCAGGAAAATGGGTCGCCGGAACAGTTCCTTGAGAACAATTCCATCGCGGATTTCATGCGGTTCAAAAGCGGGGTCGAAGGTGGTGGCAGTTCCGAGTTGCAGACAGCTCTTGTGAGCTACAGGAAGAGGTTCCCTTGGTCCCTTTTGCGCCCTTTCCTTCAG GTTGACTTGGTTTCGACAATTCACATCGCCGATGAAGA GTATTTTCTGGCCCTCCAGAAGGAACTTGAAAGCTATGATTCTGTCCTTTTTGAAATGGTAGCTAGCAGAGAAAGTTTAGAGAGTAGAAGAAACGCTACTGCTACAAAAAGGCTAAAAGGTTCACGCACCAAGGGTTTTAACATTTTGGGATGCATCCAGAGGCAGATGGCTCAAATTCTTACACTTGATTTTCAGTTAGATTGTCTCAACTACCAGTCTTCGAATTGGTACCATGCAGATCTTGATTATGAGACCTTCAAATTACTTCAG GTTGAAAAAGGTGAAAGCTTCTTCTCTTTTGCAAAAGATATGACCCTTAGGTCTACAAAAGCAGTATTGCAGGCAGCTTCAATTCCGGAAGATCTTGACCCTTTGAGATCCAAGCTTTTATGGGCTTCACGTGTACTTCCTATGCCACTTGTTGGCCTTCTTATCATTGGAGGTGTTTGCACAGATGTGGGAAGTCAAGCATCAGAATATCCAGAAATTGAGGCACTGTCAAGGCTTGATTTTAGTGCTGCAATGAAGGTCTTCCTTGCAAAGAGACTAACATCTGA GTTCACACTGGTGACAGCAGATGTAGAGGAGAAATCAGTTATAATTGGTGAGAGAAATAGAGTAGCAATAGAAGCCCTGAAAGCAGCAATGAACAAGGGACACAATAGAATTGCAATACTTTATGGAGGTGGCCACATGCCAGATCTTGGAAGGAGACTCAGAGAGGAGTTTGATTTAGTTCCATCAAATGTAAAGTGGATAACAGCTTGGTCCATAAGGAAAAGGGACCTAAATACTAATTCATTTCCATTTCTGAAGAAAATTGCTAAGGCTTCAGGCTGGCCATTGAACCGCTATCAGACATTGGCATTACTCATCTTTTCATCAGTCTTAGCAGTGGATCTGTGGTTCTGGGAGCTGTTCTTTGGCACTGCACTCAATTGGGTCTCCGAATTTGGCTCAGAACTTGTTCAGTATGTTGGTAATTCACCAATGATATGA